The Spiroplasma endosymbiont of Atherix ibis nucleotide sequence TATAATAATTTTAATGGGACCTCATCCTCTTGATCATACAGTTCAAACACATGAAGTTATTGAAAAATTATACTCAAATTTTAAATTAATGTGTTTTGAATATGAAAAATTACTGGAAATAAATTTACTTAAATCAAAAAAATATATTTCTAATTTGGAGTTGCCTTTAAAATTACTAAGATGAAAAAAAGATTAAAAATAAATAGTATTAGTTAAAAAAATTTGCTATTATTATTTTGTCTTATTTTGCCCACGTAGCTCAGTAGGATAGAGCATGCGCCTTCTAAGCGTAGGGTCAGAAGTTCGAATCTTCTCGTGGGCGCCATTAAGAAAATATATACTAGTTTACGAACTAGTATTTTTTTTATAATTTTGTAATATAATAGTGAATAGAAAAAATCAGGAGCATATATTATGAAATTAAAATATAATCAGAAAATTTCAAATAATGATAAATATAATTTAATAGCAACGACCTACTTAAGTTATTTTGTAGATCCAGTTTATAATCATTTTAATAGAATAAAATTAAATGATTTTGAAATATTAGAGTGTGATAACCATTCAAATGCAATGATTACAAGTAATTGAAATTATAAAAGTAATTTTTCAGAGGAAATAAAAAAATATAAACCAAAATATTTAATTAATTTTACTGAGAAAGCTTATAATAAAGAAATATTAGAAGATATTAAATTTAAGGGTAGTTATAAATTTATGTCACTAAATTTAAATAAAGTTAAAAAATTTAGTAATTATGAAATTGAAAATACTCATTTCTTAAAATTAGATGATATAAAAGAATTAGACTCATTTATAAAAATAATAACGTAAGTATTTAGTGATGAAGTAAGTGATTCTAATAAATTTTATGGAATTTTTGATGAATATAAGCAAATAAGTGAATTATTTATTGTTAAACATAACAATAAAATTGTTGGAACAGGTCATTTAATAAATTTGGATAATAAATGTACAATTATTGATGATATTGCAATTAGTGAAACTACAAAGGGGAAAGGTATTGCAACATTTTTAATGAAAGCTCTTATAAATTGAGTTTTAGAAAAAAATCAAAATGAACTTTATTTATTTGCAAGTGAAAAGGCTTTTAATATTTATAAAAAACTAGGTTTTAAAGAAAAAAAATTTTGAATTGAACAATTTCAATTCAAATATTAGTTTATT carries:
- a CDS encoding GNAT family N-acetyltransferase — its product is MFDEYKQISELFIVKHNNKIVGTGHLINLDNKCTIIDDIAISETTKGKGIATFLMKALINWVLEKNQNELYLFASEKAFNIYKKLGFKEKKFWIEQFQFKY